One window from the genome of Pseudomonas frederiksbergensis encodes:
- a CDS encoding PA1414 family protein — protein sequence MKEKIQNWLHDLGVALGLIEPPMQPIPIRTDDEQRRRQPRRR from the coding sequence ATGAAAGAGAAAATCCAGAACTGGCTTCACGACTTGGGTGTCGCGCTCGGCCTCATCGAGCCGCCCATGCAGCCGATACCGATCCGCACTGACGATGAGCAACGCCGCCGCCAGCCGCGCCGCCGGTAA
- a CDS encoding type I secretion system permease/ATPase has translation MTSMEPTNPSADPRLNFDDPLLDGLLILCKLHGATVSRASLSAGLPMAHQRLSLDLLPRAAARASLQARLLRRDLADISALNLPVMLILAGGRCAILRRWGEDGRALILPSEADGGEQWVSREELTTDYSGQALFARPRHELEDLRAPLVPRVEAWFRDTLKLSRWLYSDAILASFLINLLGLMVPLFVMQTYDRVVPNQATSTLWVLAVGLLIGTGFELVLRVVRAHLLDTAGKKTDVILSATLFERITGMAMKAKPVTIGGFAQSIHDFQGLREFLTAVTLTSLIDLPFALLMLVVIGLLGGWLVVIPVVAFPITIVFAMFIQARLRDTVQKSLALGAQRQALLIETLGGLETLKACSAESERQHQWESTHGALTRLDSHARNLSALATNGTLFLQQLAGMATIVAGVYSIIAGNLSVGALVATYMLGSRVLAPLGQIAGLITRYQQAQLTMRSTDALMALPQERDAKQRPLDRTQLQGALDVNGVTFHYNGQDAPALANISFSIKPGERVGIIGRSGSGKSTLARLVMGFYAPEQGQLLLDGLDLRQLDVADLRQQIGYVAHDLPLLAGSLRDNLTLGARYISDARMLEVAELTGVTELARQHPQGFDRPVGERGQLLSGGQRQAVLLARALLLDPPILLLDEPTSAMDNSSEDALRQKLHTHVQGKTVLLVTHRTSMLSLVDRLVVLDNGRIVADGPKDAVIDALRKGRVGSAAV, from the coding sequence GTGACCAGCATGGAACCCACAAACCCGAGCGCCGACCCGCGCTTGAATTTCGATGATCCCTTGCTGGACGGCTTGTTGATCCTCTGCAAACTCCATGGCGCGACCGTCAGCCGCGCCAGCCTCAGCGCCGGGCTTCCTATGGCGCACCAACGCTTGAGCCTGGACCTGCTGCCCCGCGCAGCGGCCCGGGCCAGTTTGCAGGCGCGACTGTTGCGTCGCGACCTGGCGGACATTTCGGCGCTTAATTTGCCGGTGATGCTGATCCTCGCCGGGGGCCGCTGTGCAATATTGCGGCGCTGGGGCGAGGACGGTCGCGCGCTTATCCTGCCCAGCGAGGCCGACGGCGGCGAACAATGGGTCAGCCGTGAGGAACTGACCACCGACTACAGCGGCCAGGCACTTTTCGCCCGGCCGCGCCACGAACTCGAAGACTTGCGCGCGCCCTTGGTGCCGCGGGTCGAAGCCTGGTTTCGCGACACCTTGAAACTGTCGCGCTGGCTGTACAGCGACGCGATCCTGGCGAGTTTCCTGATCAACCTGCTGGGGTTGATGGTGCCGCTGTTCGTCATGCAGACCTACGACCGCGTGGTACCGAACCAAGCCACCTCAACGTTGTGGGTGCTGGCCGTAGGGCTGTTGATCGGCACCGGTTTCGAACTGGTGTTGCGGGTGGTGCGCGCTCATCTGCTGGACACCGCCGGCAAGAAGACCGACGTGATTCTCTCCGCCACACTGTTCGAGCGCATCACCGGCATGGCGATGAAGGCCAAGCCGGTGACCATCGGCGGATTTGCCCAGAGCATCCATGACTTCCAGGGCCTGCGGGAATTTCTCACGGCGGTGACCCTCACCAGCCTGATCGATCTGCCCTTCGCCCTGCTGATGCTGGTGGTGATCGGCCTGTTGGGCGGCTGGCTGGTGGTGATTCCCGTGGTCGCGTTTCCGATCACCATCGTCTTCGCGATGTTCATCCAGGCGCGCCTGCGCGACACCGTGCAAAAGAGCCTGGCCTTGGGCGCCCAACGGCAGGCCCTGCTGATCGAAACCCTCGGCGGCTTGGAAACCCTCAAGGCTTGCAGTGCCGAAAGCGAGCGCCAGCATCAATGGGAAAGCACCCACGGCGCCCTCACCCGCCTGGACAGCCATGCGCGCAACCTCTCGGCCCTGGCAACCAACGGCACGCTGTTCCTGCAACAACTGGCGGGCATGGCCACCATCGTTGCCGGGGTCTACAGCATCATCGCCGGCAACCTCAGCGTCGGCGCACTGGTGGCGACCTACATGCTCGGCAGCCGTGTACTGGCCCCGCTCGGGCAGATCGCCGGGCTGATCACTCGTTACCAGCAAGCCCAGCTCACCATGCGCAGCACCGATGCGCTGATGGCGTTGCCCCAGGAGCGTGACGCCAAGCAACGCCCACTGGATCGCACCCAATTGCAGGGCGCGCTGGACGTCAACGGCGTGACCTTTCACTACAACGGCCAGGACGCCCCGGCGCTGGCCAACATCAGCTTCAGCATCAAGCCTGGCGAACGGGTCGGGATCATCGGCCGCAGCGGCTCGGGCAAAAGCACCCTGGCGCGGCTGGTGATGGGGTTCTATGCACCGGAGCAAGGCCAGTTGCTGCTGGACGGCCTGGACCTGCGACAGCTGGACGTCGCCGACCTGCGCCAACAGATCGGCTACGTCGCCCATGACCTGCCACTGCTGGCCGGCAGCCTGCGGGACAACCTCACACTCGGCGCTCGCTATATCAGCGACGCACGCATGCTCGAAGTGGCCGAACTGACCGGCGTCACCGAACTGGCGCGCCAGCATCCCCAGGGGTTCGACCGTCCGGTGGGCGAGCGCGGGCAGTTGCTGTCCGGTGGCCAGCGCCAGGCCGTGCTGCTGGCCCGGGCCCTGTTGCTGGACCCGCCGATCCTGCTGCTGGACGAACCCACCAGCGCGATGGACAACAGCAGCGAAGACGCCCTGCGGCAAAAGCTTCACACCCACGTGCAAGGCAAGACCGTGCTGCTGGTCACCCACCGCACCTCGATGCTGAGCCTGGTAGACCGTTTGGTGGTGCTGGATAACGGCCGGATCGTCGCGGACGGGCCGAAGGACGCGGTGATCGATGCGCTGCGCAAGGGACGGGTGGGCTCTGCGGCGGTATAG
- a CDS encoding YybH family protein: MNDHDQVLEAAANLVTAFARNDRDAYFGAFTADASFVFHTLEQPLLSRDAYQALWDRWRFEDGFEVVNCTSSNAFVSLQGNVAIFIHDVATELRMQGELHFSQERETIVFRQEQQGLWLACHEHLSAMPEGLPPP; encoded by the coding sequence ATGAACGATCACGATCAGGTACTTGAGGCCGCCGCAAATCTGGTGACGGCCTTCGCCCGCAATGACCGCGATGCTTACTTCGGTGCGTTCACGGCCGATGCGAGTTTCGTGTTCCACACCCTCGAACAGCCCTTGCTGTCGCGCGATGCCTACCAGGCGTTGTGGGATCGCTGGCGGTTCGAGGATGGCTTCGAGGTGGTGAATTGCACCTCGAGCAACGCCTTCGTCAGCCTGCAAGGCAACGTGGCGATTTTCATCCATGACGTGGCCACCGAGCTGCGCATGCAAGGGGAGCTTCACTTTAGCCAGGAGCGCGAAACCATTGTGTTTCGCCAAGAACAACAAGGCCTATGGCTGGCCTGTCATGAACATTTGTCCGCAATGCCGGAAGGGCTGCCACCCCCTTAG
- a CDS encoding TolC family outer membrane protein has translation MRVLSPLCSAVLLAMACSSQVQAMSLTEAIQSTIATHPELAQRVDSRLSANEDVKVARGGFFPSVDLNAGYGRGYSDNTNTRALGNHHTNILTYTQSELRLRQMIFDGFNTANEVQRTQGVVNSRAYYAQGTAQDLALRTIEVYLEVLKRRELVTLAKNNLQAHLRVNDQIGLRTERGVGSTADSDQSNARRALAENNYDTAQVDLADAEANFYSVVGRMPDELETPASTKGEIPADLREAQQSMVDNNPYLKSAQADIQSAESQYEVAKSPFYPRFDAEAAVGANNNLGGEEGHDNNWRLGVVMNYNLFRGGSDKARLASNAHQINQAMDIRNNALRQLNEDTRLAWNAMLNARKQTPTAREYAETTSRVRAAYQDQFGLGQRTLLDLLDSENELYNANRRYTEVRYTEEYSMYRVLANMGLLLQKQRIVLPADAVAQTEVKNQARLPELK, from the coding sequence ATGCGCGTTCTTTCCCCCCTCTGCAGCGCGGTTTTACTGGCCATGGCCTGCTCCTCTCAGGTACAGGCGATGTCCCTGACCGAGGCGATCCAAAGCACCATCGCCACTCACCCTGAACTCGCGCAACGGGTGGACAGCCGTTTGTCGGCCAACGAAGACGTCAAGGTCGCCAGGGGGGGCTTTTTCCCATCGGTGGATTTGAACGCAGGTTATGGCCGCGGCTACAGCGACAACACCAATACCCGCGCGCTGGGAAACCACCACACCAACATCCTGACCTACACCCAGTCGGAGCTGCGCCTGCGGCAAATGATCTTCGACGGGTTCAACACCGCCAATGAAGTGCAGCGCACCCAGGGCGTGGTCAATTCCCGGGCCTATTACGCCCAGGGCACCGCCCAGGATCTGGCCCTGCGCACCATCGAGGTCTACCTGGAAGTGCTCAAGCGTCGGGAATTGGTGACCCTGGCCAAGAACAACCTGCAAGCGCACCTGCGGGTCAACGACCAGATCGGCCTGCGCACCGAGCGTGGCGTGGGCAGTACCGCCGACTCCGACCAGTCCAATGCCCGTCGGGCCTTGGCGGAAAACAACTACGACACCGCCCAGGTCGACCTGGCCGACGCCGAAGCGAACTTCTACAGCGTGGTCGGGCGCATGCCCGATGAGTTGGAAACCCCAGCGTCCACCAAAGGTGAAATCCCCGCCGACCTGCGCGAAGCCCAGCAAAGCATGGTGGATAACAACCCGTACCTGAAATCGGCCCAGGCCGACATCCAGTCCGCCGAGAGCCAGTACGAAGTGGCGAAGTCGCCGTTCTATCCGCGCTTCGATGCCGAAGCAGCGGTGGGCGCCAACAACAATCTCGGCGGCGAGGAAGGCCATGACAACAACTGGCGGCTGGGCGTGGTCATGAACTACAACCTGTTCCGTGGCGGCAGCGACAAGGCACGGCTGGCGTCCAACGCCCACCAGATCAACCAGGCCATGGACATCCGCAACAACGCCCTGCGCCAGCTCAACGAAGACACGCGCCTGGCCTGGAACGCCATGCTCAACGCCCGCAAACAGACCCCGACCGCCCGCGAGTACGCCGAAACCACTTCCCGCGTGCGCGCCGCGTACCAGGATCAGTTCGGCCTCGGCCAACGTACCCTGCTCGACCTGCTCGACAGCGAAAACGAGCTGTACAACGCCAACCGCCGCTACACCGAGGTGCGTTATACCGAGGAGTATTCGATGTACCGGGTGCTGGCGAACATGGGCCTGCTGCTGCAAAAACAACGGATCGTGCTACCGGCCGATGCGGTCGCGCAGACCGAAGTCAAGAACCAGGCACGCCTGCCGGAACTGAAGTAA
- a CDS encoding LysR family transcriptional regulator: MANALPDLKLLRIFVSVVRHQGFANAQHELNLSTSAISTYMSQLESTLGLVLCHRGRGGFSLTSKGELFHQETLRLMGELEGFEQYAAALKGELRGTLNLGVIDSTVSDKALPFAEAIGAYSQEHPAVHLHLSVLSPYELQLGVQDNRLDLAIGAFSTRMSGLVYMPLYREQHWLYCSNRHPLFTERRIPEQLITQQRMVGRGYWSQAELARHGFKHSAATVESMEAQLILVLSGAYIGYLPEHYAQAWVDKGDLRVLLPATFGYQAPFSMIVRRGRSREPLIQTFRDLLKAQLNQA, translated from the coding sequence ATGGCCAACGCTCTACCCGACCTGAAACTGCTGCGCATTTTTGTCAGCGTGGTTCGGCACCAGGGGTTCGCCAATGCCCAGCACGAGCTCAATCTCTCCACGTCCGCCATCAGCACCTACATGAGCCAGCTCGAATCGACCCTGGGCCTGGTGCTCTGTCATCGCGGACGGGGCGGGTTCAGCCTGACCAGCAAGGGCGAGTTGTTCCATCAGGAAACCCTGCGCCTGATGGGCGAGCTGGAAGGGTTCGAGCAATACGCCGCGGCGCTCAAGGGCGAGTTGCGCGGCACGCTCAACCTGGGTGTGATCGACTCCACCGTCAGCGACAAGGCCCTACCGTTCGCCGAAGCCATCGGTGCCTATAGCCAGGAACATCCGGCGGTGCATTTGCATCTGTCGGTCCTGAGCCCTTACGAATTGCAACTCGGCGTACAGGACAACCGCCTGGACCTGGCCATCGGCGCGTTTTCCACGCGCATGAGCGGGTTGGTCTACATGCCGCTGTACCGCGAGCAGCACTGGCTGTATTGCAGCAACCGCCACCCGTTGTTCACCGAGCGACGTATCCCGGAACAACTCATCACCCAGCAACGCATGGTCGGACGCGGTTACTGGAGCCAGGCCGAACTGGCTCGCCATGGCTTCAAGCACAGCGCGGCGACAGTGGAGAGCATGGAAGCGCAGTTGATCCTGGTGCTGTCAGGCGCCTACATCGGCTACCTGCCCGAGCATTACGCCCAGGCCTGGGTCGACAAGGGCGACTTGCGCGTGCTGCTGCCGGCGACATTCGGCTATCAGGCGCCGTTCTCGATGATCGTGCGCCGGGGTCGCAGCCGCGAGCCGCTGATCCAGACCTTCCGTGATCTACTCAAAGCTCAACTGAACCAGGCCTGA
- a CDS encoding sodium:solute symporter, with protein sequence MALDLIVVLIYAAGMIALGWYGMRRAKTRDDYLVAGRNLGPGFYLGTMAATVLGGASTIGTVRLGYVHGISGFWLCGAIGLGIVGLSLFLAKPLLKLKIYTVTQVLERRYNPAARHASALIMLVYALMIGATSTIAIGTVMQVLFGLPFWVSILVGGGVVVLYSTIGGMWSLTLTDIVQFLIMTIGLVFLLMPMSISDAGGWDAMVAALPARYFDFTAIGWDTIITYFLIYFFGIFIGQDIWQRVFTARSEGVAKVAGTAAGLYCVLYGLAGALIGMAAKVLLPDLENVNNAFASVVQHSLPNGIRGLVIAAALAALMSTAAAGLLAASTTVVQDLLPRLRQGRESGNGDVHENRIATLLLGAVVLAIALVVSDVISALTLAYNLLVGGMLIPLIGAIYWKRATTAGAITSMSLGFVTALFFMFKDGLDANTPIYYSLSVALVSFVVVSLLSPRSNVVPKAA encoded by the coding sequence ATGGCTTTGGACTTAATCGTCGTTCTCATCTACGCCGCCGGCATGATCGCCCTGGGCTGGTACGGCATGCGCCGCGCCAAGACCCGTGACGACTATCTCGTCGCCGGGCGCAACCTCGGCCCGGGCTTTTACCTGGGCACCATGGCCGCCACCGTCCTGGGCGGTGCATCGACCATCGGCACTGTGCGCCTGGGCTACGTCCATGGCATTTCCGGATTCTGGCTGTGCGGCGCTATCGGCCTGGGCATCGTCGGGCTGAGTCTGTTTCTCGCCAAACCGTTGCTCAAACTGAAGATCTATACCGTGACCCAAGTGCTGGAGCGCCGCTACAACCCGGCTGCGCGGCATGCCAGCGCGCTGATCATGCTGGTCTACGCGCTGATGATCGGCGCCACGTCGACCATCGCCATCGGCACCGTCATGCAGGTGCTGTTCGGCCTGCCCTTCTGGGTCTCGATCCTGGTGGGCGGCGGCGTGGTGGTGCTGTATTCAACCATCGGCGGGATGTGGTCGCTGACCCTGACCGACATCGTGCAGTTCCTGATCATGACCATCGGCCTGGTGTTTTTGCTGATGCCGATGTCCATCAGTGATGCCGGAGGCTGGGACGCAATGGTGGCGGCCTTGCCGGCGCGCTATTTCGATTTCACCGCCATTGGCTGGGACACCATCATCACGTATTTCCTGATCTACTTCTTCGGCATCTTCATCGGCCAGGACATCTGGCAGCGAGTGTTCACCGCCCGCAGCGAAGGCGTGGCGAAAGTCGCCGGAACCGCCGCCGGCCTGTATTGCGTGCTCTACGGCCTGGCCGGTGCGCTGATCGGCATGGCCGCCAAGGTACTGCTGCCGGACCTGGAAAACGTCAACAACGCCTTTGCAAGCGTGGTGCAACACAGCTTGCCCAACGGGATACGCGGCCTGGTGATCGCCGCCGCACTTGCGGCGCTGATGTCCACGGCGGCGGCGGGGCTGCTCGCGGCTTCCACTACGGTGGTCCAGGATTTGTTGCCGCGTCTGCGCCAGGGTCGTGAAAGCGGCAACGGCGACGTCCATGAAAACCGCATCGCAACCTTGCTGCTCGGTGCGGTGGTCCTGGCAATCGCCCTGGTGGTCAGCGATGTCATCAGTGCCCTGACCCTGGCCTACAACCTGTTGGTGGGCGGCATGCTGATCCCGCTGATCGGCGCCATCTACTGGAAACGCGCCACCACGGCCGGCGCGATCACCAGCATGTCGCTGGGCTTCGTGACCGCGCTGTTCTTCATGTTCAAGGATGGTTTGGATGCGAACACGCCGATCTATTACAGCTTGAGCGTCGCGTTGGTGAGTTTCGTGGTGGTGAGCTTGTTGTCGCCGCGGTCGAATGTGGTGCCTAAGGCGGCTTGA
- a CDS encoding purine-cytosine permease family protein: MMNNNNDKSLTQIETNGVEQIPDHERTAGPGDLFRLIFGGANTFATAVLGSFPVLFGLSFQAGVWAIVLGVLVGSIILAPMGLFGPLNGTNNAVSSGAHFGVHGRIVGSFLSLLTAIAFFSLSVWSSGDALIGGAKRLIGVPETDLSLGLAYGLFALLVLTVCIYGFRFMLWVNRIAVWAASLLFLLGIFAFAPSFDSQFAGTVALGQPGFYAAFIGAALVAMSNPISFGAFLGDWSRYIPRNTPKPRIMLAVIAAQLATLIPFLFGLATATIVAIKAPDYIAANNYVGGLLAVSPGWFFLPVCLIAVIGGMSTGTTSLYGTGLDMSSVFPRVLSRVKATLLIGVLSIAFIFIGRFAANLVQSVSTFAVLIITCTTPWMVIMIIGLVVRRGFYCPDDLQVFTRGETGGRYWFSHGWNWRGLGAWIPSALVGLCFVNLPGQFVGPLGELAGGIDISLPVTLGLASVVYLALLGLFPEPAAVYGPRDPRSTDPLNPSELRQAA, from the coding sequence ATCATGAATAACAATAACGATAAAAGCCTTACGCAGATTGAAACCAACGGGGTCGAGCAGATCCCGGACCATGAACGAACCGCCGGCCCGGGCGATCTGTTTCGGCTGATCTTCGGCGGCGCCAATACCTTTGCCACCGCCGTGCTCGGCAGTTTCCCGGTGCTGTTCGGCCTGTCGTTCCAGGCCGGTGTCTGGGCGATTGTGCTGGGGGTATTGGTCGGTTCGATCATTCTCGCGCCGATGGGCCTGTTCGGTCCGCTCAACGGCACCAACAACGCGGTGTCTTCCGGTGCGCATTTCGGTGTGCACGGACGCATCGTCGGTTCATTCCTGTCGCTGCTGACCGCCATCGCGTTTTTCTCGCTGTCGGTGTGGAGTTCGGGCGATGCGTTGATCGGCGGTGCCAAGCGATTGATCGGCGTGCCGGAAACCGACCTGAGCCTGGGCCTGGCCTACGGCCTGTTTGCCTTGCTGGTACTGACGGTTTGCATCTACGGCTTCCGCTTCATGCTGTGGGTCAACCGCATCGCCGTATGGGCCGCGAGCCTGTTGTTCTTGTTGGGCATCTTTGCCTTCGCGCCGAGTTTCGACAGCCAGTTCGCCGGCACGGTCGCCCTCGGCCAGCCGGGCTTCTACGCGGCCTTCATCGGCGCGGCGCTGGTGGCCATGAGCAACCCGATTTCCTTCGGCGCGTTCCTGGGTGACTGGTCGCGCTACATCCCACGCAACACGCCCAAGCCGCGCATCATGCTGGCGGTGATCGCCGCGCAACTGGCGACGCTGATCCCGTTCCTGTTCGGCCTCGCCACCGCCACCATCGTGGCGATCAAGGCGCCAGACTACATCGCGGCCAATAACTATGTGGGCGGGTTGCTGGCGGTGTCGCCGGGGTGGTTCTTCCTGCCGGTGTGCCTGATCGCGGTGATCGGAGGCATGTCCACCGGCACCACGTCGCTGTATGGCACCGGGTTGGACATGTCCAGCGTATTCCCACGGGTGCTGTCGCGGGTCAAGGCGACGCTGCTGATCGGCGTGCTGTCGATCGCCTTCATCTTCATAGGGCGGTTCGCGGCAAACCTGGTGCAGAGCGTCTCGACCTTCGCCGTGCTGATCATCACCTGCACCACACCCTGGATGGTGATCATGATCATCGGTCTGGTGGTGCGTCGTGGCTTCTACTGCCCGGATGACTTGCAAGTGTTCACCCGCGGCGAAACCGGCGGGCGCTACTGGTTCAGCCACGGCTGGAACTGGCGCGGCCTGGGGGCTTGGATTCCCAGCGCGTTGGTGGGGCTGTGCTTCGTCAACCTGCCGGGGCAGTTCGTCGGACCATTGGGGGAATTGGCCGGTGGTATCGACATCAGCCTGCCGGTGACCCTGGGGCTGGCGTCGGTGGTGTACCTGGCATTGCTGGGGCTGTTTCCGGAACCGGCGGCGGTGTATGGGCCGCGGGATCCGCGTAGCACTGATCCGCTCAACCCGTCCGAACTGCGACAGGCCGCCTGA
- a CDS encoding tRNA-uridine aminocarboxypropyltransferase, producing the protein MSRLQCPRCLRPQSHCLCPLIPSLDCSTRVLLLQHPSEVNHALNTARLAALGLKNAELIVGEVFEDLPRLLDQPGYRARLLFPADDAQPLQAYASCDEPLLLVVPDGTWRKARKLLHLNPLLAALPRVTLADGGVSRYRLRKAPGPGALSTVEAIVQALQVLEAPVSFEPLLKPFEALIEGQIAAMGEETYQKNHGGE; encoded by the coding sequence ATGTCCAGACTCCAGTGCCCACGTTGCCTCAGGCCCCAAAGCCATTGCCTGTGCCCGTTGATCCCCAGCCTCGACTGCAGCACGCGCGTCTTGTTGTTACAGCATCCCAGCGAAGTGAACCACGCGTTGAACACCGCCCGGCTGGCGGCGTTGGGGCTGAAGAATGCCGAGCTGATCGTGGGCGAGGTGTTCGAGGATCTGCCGCGGTTGCTCGATCAACCGGGCTATCGGGCGCGGTTGCTGTTTCCCGCTGACGATGCGCAGCCGCTGCAAGCCTACGCTTCTTGCGATGAGCCGCTGCTGTTGGTCGTTCCCGACGGCACCTGGCGCAAGGCGCGCAAACTGTTGCATCTCAACCCGCTGCTGGCGGCGCTGCCGAGGGTGACGTTGGCCGACGGCGGCGTGTCTCGCTACCGCTTGCGCAAGGCTCCAGGGCCGGGGGCGTTGTCGACGGTGGAGGCGATTGTCCAGGCCTTGCAGGTTCTGGAGGCGCCGGTGAGTTTCGAGCCGTTGCTAAAACCGTTCGAAGCGTTGATCGAGGGGCAGATCGCGGCGATGGGGGAGGAGACCTATCAGAAGAACCATGGAGGAGAATAA
- the speB gene encoding agmatinase — protein sequence MDKILHQPLGGNEMPRFGGIATMMRLPHLPTAAGLDAAFVGVPLDIGTSLRAGTRFGPREIRAESVMIRPYNMATGAAPFDSLSVADIGDVAINTFNLLDAVRIIEESYHKILEHNVIPLTLGGDHTITLPILRAIHKKHGKVGLVHIDAHADVNDHMFGEKIAHGTTFRRAVEEGLLDCDRVVQIGLRAQGYTAEDFNWSRNQGFRVVQAEECWHKSLAPLMAEVREKVGGGPVYLSFDIDGIDPAWAPGTGTPEIGGLTTIQAIEIVRGCQGLDLVGCDLVEVSPPYDTTGNTSLLGANLLYEMLCVLPGVVHR from the coding sequence GTGGACAAGATTCTTCACCAACCACTGGGCGGCAACGAAATGCCGCGCTTCGGCGGCATCGCCACCATGATGCGACTCCCCCACCTTCCCACCGCTGCCGGCCTGGACGCTGCCTTTGTCGGCGTGCCGCTGGACATCGGCACCTCCCTGCGCGCCGGCACCCGCTTCGGCCCGCGCGAAATCCGCGCCGAATCCGTGATGATCCGCCCCTACAACATGGCCACCGGTGCCGCGCCGTTCGACTCATTGTCGGTGGCGGACATCGGTGACGTGGCGATCAACACCTTCAACCTGCTGGACGCGGTACGAATCATCGAAGAGTCGTACCACAAGATCCTCGAACACAACGTCATTCCCCTGACCTTGGGCGGTGACCACACCATCACCCTGCCGATCCTGCGGGCGATCCACAAGAAACACGGCAAGGTCGGCCTCGTGCACATCGACGCCCATGCCGACGTGAACGACCACATGTTCGGCGAGAAAATCGCCCACGGCACCACCTTCCGCCGCGCCGTGGAAGAAGGCCTGCTCGATTGCGACCGCGTGGTGCAGATCGGCCTGCGCGCCCAGGGCTACACCGCCGAGGACTTCAACTGGAGCCGCAACCAGGGCTTCCGCGTGGTCCAGGCTGAAGAGTGCTGGCACAAATCCTTGGCACCGCTGATGGCGGAAGTGCGTGAGAAAGTTGGCGGCGGCCCGGTGTACCTGAGTTTCGACATCGACGGCATCGACCCGGCCTGGGCGCCCGGCACCGGCACCCCGGAAATCGGTGGCCTGACCACCATCCAGGCGATCGAAATCGTCCGTGGCTGCCAAGGCCTCGACCTGGTCGGTTGCGATCTGGTAGAAGTTTCGCCGCCGTACGACACCACCGGCAACACCTCGCTGCTGGGCGCCAACCTGCTGTACGAGATGCTTTGCGTACTGCCCGGCGTGGTTCATCGCTGA
- a CDS encoding HlyD family type I secretion periplasmic adaptor subunit, whose protein sequence is MSAQTPDQAARSYFGSFSKSAESEFMPETAGATLQDSPRRSRVTVWLAAGLIVSGLVWAKLAVLEEVTTGEGKAIPSSKIQVIQNLEGGIVTEIFVREGQMVNKGDTLLRLDDTRFLSNKGESEADRYALMAQVERLSAEAEGRPLQLSTEVTGKAPQVAEDERALHEQRQRRLASEQRTLTEQLRQKTQELAEFRSKQGQFSSALALLQEEMNMSAPLVRTGAVSPVEILRLKRSAVEIRGSLNATTLAIPRAESAINEIKSKIDESEQSFRSDAAKELNEKRTELSKITASSIAIDDRVTRTTVVSPVHGVIKQLKVNTIGGVVQPGSDMIEIVPLEDNLLIEAKVRPQDVAFLHPGQKAMVKFSAYDYTIYGGLSAKLELIGADTITDDKGNSFYLIQVRTDRNHLGGDAKPLLIIPGMVATVDIITGEKSVLDYLLKPVLKARTEAMRER, encoded by the coding sequence ATGTCTGCTCAAACACCCGATCAAGCCGCCCGAAGCTACTTCGGCAGCTTCAGCAAAAGCGCTGAAAGCGAATTCATGCCGGAAACCGCCGGCGCGACGCTGCAAGATTCGCCCCGGCGCTCGCGCGTCACCGTGTGGCTGGCGGCTGGGCTGATTGTCAGTGGGCTGGTCTGGGCGAAACTGGCAGTCCTGGAAGAAGTCACCACTGGGGAAGGCAAGGCGATTCCGTCGAGCAAGATCCAGGTGATTCAGAACCTGGAGGGTGGCATCGTCACCGAGATTTTCGTGCGCGAAGGCCAGATGGTGAACAAGGGCGACACTTTGCTGCGCCTGGATGACACGCGCTTCCTGTCAAACAAGGGTGAGAGCGAGGCCGATCGTTACGCGTTGATGGCCCAGGTCGAACGCTTGTCGGCGGAAGCGGAAGGACGGCCGCTGCAGTTATCCACCGAAGTCACCGGCAAGGCGCCACAAGTGGCCGAGGACGAGCGCGCGCTCCACGAACAACGCCAGCGGCGCCTGGCCAGCGAGCAACGGACCCTGACCGAACAACTGCGGCAGAAAACCCAGGAACTGGCGGAGTTTCGTTCCAAGCAAGGGCAGTTCAGCTCGGCGCTGGCCCTGCTGCAAGAAGAGATGAACATGTCGGCCCCACTGGTGCGCACCGGGGCGGTTTCACCGGTGGAGATCCTGCGGCTCAAGCGTAGCGCGGTGGAAATCCGTGGCTCGCTCAATGCCACGACCCTGGCGATTCCGCGGGCTGAATCGGCGATCAATGAAATCAAGAGCAAGATCGACGAGTCAGAACAGTCCTTCCGTTCCGACGCGGCCAAGGAGCTCAACGAGAAACGCACGGAGCTGTCGAAAATCACCGCCTCGAGCATCGCCATCGATGACCGCGTGACGCGCACCACCGTGGTCTCTCCGGTGCATGGGGTGATCAAGCAACTGAAGGTCAACACCATCGGCGGCGTGGTCCAGCCGGGCAGCGACATGATCGAGATCGTGCCCCTGGAAGACAACCTGCTGATCGAAGCCAAGGTCCGTCCCCAGGACGTGGCGTTCCTGCATCCGGGCCAGAAAGCCATGGTCAAGTTCAGCGCCTACGACTACACGATCTATGGCGGGCTGAGCGCCAAGCTCGAATTGATCGGCGCCGACACCATCACCGATGACAAGGGCAACAGTTTTTACCTGATCCAGGTGCGCACCGACAGGAACCATTTGGGTGGGGATGCGAAACCGTTGCTGATCATTCCAGGGATGGTGGCGACGGTGGACATCATCACTGGCGAGAAAAGCGTGCTGGATTACCTGCTGAAACCGGTGTTGAAGGCGCGGACCGAGGCGATGCGCGAGCGTTGA